Proteins encoded within one genomic window of Ammonifex degensii KC4:
- a CDS encoding UbiA family prenyltransferase: MGTKIVLDGQKIRWEGNIIRLRTTDFAKLVLYLLLPRPGAIMGGSIYFWGGVVYAIVLSQKLPIADIIVAWFCLELMVNQAKYWLNDYRDVATDRLHPRKKERVSAAEYFPVRWLPIFSTARMLIGAGLLFGYQPRALIFALLLPTIQLLYDSVKRIPLINAGVAACGSMVRFAAGYAAVAGGWPLLFPCLLVYLQRLAIYVAAYTAEGRYLLKCRTTAGKEYTVFYARHPCLEKVVTILFLGVLTLALGRFIPGGIAVAGVIVLLSGVLYYRLNGPGDRIYWRDWRAVWRSLRSGENG; the protein is encoded by the coding sequence ATGGGTACAAAAATTGTACTTGATGGTCAGAAAATTCGCTGGGAGGGAAACATCATCCGCCTGCGTACCACAGATTTCGCGAAGCTAGTTTTGTATCTTTTGCTGCCCCGCCCAGGAGCCATAATGGGCGGCTCCATCTATTTCTGGGGCGGCGTCGTTTACGCTATCGTGCTGAGCCAAAAACTTCCAATAGCTGATATAATTGTTGCATGGTTTTGTCTTGAACTCATGGTCAACCAGGCCAAATACTGGCTTAACGATTACCGCGATGTGGCTACCGATCGCCTGCACCCGCGAAAAAAGGAGCGGGTTTCGGCAGCCGAATACTTTCCTGTAAGATGGTTACCTATCTTTTCCACCGCTCGCATGCTTATCGGGGCTGGTCTCCTGTTTGGCTATCAACCCCGGGCATTAATCTTCGCTTTGCTCCTGCCCACAATCCAGCTCCTGTACGATAGTGTCAAAAGGATTCCATTAATCAATGCTGGAGTGGCAGCTTGTGGCTCTATGGTGAGGTTTGCGGCAGGTTATGCTGCCGTAGCAGGGGGTTGGCCGCTTCTCTTTCCCTGTTTGCTCGTCTACCTTCAGCGCCTAGCCATCTATGTTGCCGCTTATACTGCCGAAGGACGCTACCTCTTGAAGTGTAGAACGACGGCTGGTAAAGAGTATACGGTGTTTTATGCTCGGCATCCCTGCCTGGAAAAAGTGGTTACAATTTTGTTTTTGGGAGTACTTACTTTGGCGCTTGGGCGTTTTATTCCGGGTGGCATTGCCGTGGCCGGAGTAATTGTGCTCCTTTCCGGGGTGCTT
- a CDS encoding amidase domain-containing protein produces the protein MQSGLYNRSGAVNYAYAYVFNYNPAYHKFSADCTNFVSQCLKAGGIPMVNAWWRPWWDKDDWYYYRHGSDAYDSNNDDDWSWSWVKVQTLYYHIKARLGTQVSSPSQLQLGDIVQVDFDGDGTLDHSMIVTKIDGNGNRYVMYYTVDRKDRLLHEINGTKYYLHITY, from the coding sequence ATGCAAAGCGGCTTGTACAATCGTTCAGGAGCTGTGAACTATGCCTATGCGTATGTCTTTAATTACAACCCCGCTTACCATAAATTCAGCGCCGACTGCACCAACTTTGTTTCCCAGTGCCTCAAGGCAGGCGGGATACCGATGGTTAATGCCTGGTGGCGGCCCTGGTGGGATAAAGACGACTGGTACTACTACCGCCATGGTAGTGATGCTTACGACAGCAACAACGACGACGACTGGTCCTGGAGCTGGGTGAAGGTGCAGACCCTTTATTACCACATCAAGGCTCGGTTGGGGACCCAGGTTTCTTCGCCGAGCCAGTTGCAATTAGGTGACATTGTGCAGGTTGATTTTGATGGTGACGGTACATTGGATCATTCGATGATCGTAACAAAGATTGACGGTAATGGAAACAGGTATGTGATGTATTATACCGTTGATCGGAAGGACAGGCTTCTACATGAGATTAACGGCACCAAATACTACCTCCATATTACGTATTAA
- a CDS encoding RNA-guided endonuclease InsQ/TnpB family protein encodes MPLVTIRAQVHADPETLAVLKDAMFCATKVYNGLLWHLRKEYEETGKVDISRKNLNCILKGLPRAKGYYSMSVQLTRDEVREAYKSFFALKKKGLTQHEAPGFRRKGYLSPLKYVQSGFKVEGDKVTVSLGTGREDGVREVSFRISHRPGVEYERVRELSITYDKVSGRIEARLVVEVKANPCPGRLRVALDLGETVLMAAAFEDGTVMLYSGRFIKSVRRYWQKVRANLKPNSRRWREVAHREKLQVEHLLHVATSHFIEECVKRGVGEIAIGAITGIRENIDYGERLNQRLHAWPYRKLINMLKYKGALAGIVVRDDVDERDTSARCHACGRVLPSNRKHRGLYTCSCGWRAQADVNGSLNIFERAYEVSPVKGSSGRVARPVVLSLHLGWHGVHEPKRKEKTLRASL; translated from the coding sequence GTGCCCCTCGTCACCATCAGAGCCCAGGTTCACGCCGACCCCGAGACCCTGGCCGTCCTTAAAGACGCCATGTTTTGCGCCACCAAGGTCTACAACGGCCTCCTCTGGCACCTGCGGAAAGAATACGAAGAGACCGGGAAGGTAGATATTTCCCGCAAAAATCTCAACTGCATCTTGAAAGGGCTTCCCCGGGCGAAGGGCTACTACTCGATGTCCGTGCAGCTCACGCGGGACGAGGTGCGGGAAGCGTATAAGTCCTTCTTTGCCCTCAAGAAAAAGGGCCTCACGCAGCACGAGGCTCCAGGATTTCGCCGGAAAGGTTATCTCTCCCCGCTCAAGTACGTCCAGAGCGGCTTCAAGGTGGAAGGAGATAAGGTCACGGTTTCTCTGGGCACCGGCCGGGAAGACGGGGTGAGGGAAGTTTCCTTCCGCATTTCCCACCGTCCCGGCGTGGAGTACGAGCGGGTGCGGGAGCTCTCCATCACCTACGACAAGGTGTCCGGGCGAATCGAAGCCCGCCTGGTGGTGGAGGTGAAGGCGAACCCGTGTCCCGGCAGACTGAGGGTTGCCCTGGACCTGGGGGAGACCGTCCTCATGGCGGCCGCCTTCGAGGACGGGACCGTGATGCTCTACTCCGGCAGGTTTATCAAGTCGGTGAGGCGGTACTGGCAGAAGGTGCGGGCGAACCTCAAGCCAAACTCCCGCAGGTGGAGGGAGGTAGCCCACCGGGAAAAGCTTCAGGTGGAGCACCTGCTCCACGTGGCCACGTCCCACTTCATAGAGGAGTGCGTGAAGCGGGGTGTGGGAGAGATAGCCATCGGGGCGATCACGGGCATCCGCGAGAATATCGACTACGGAGAGCGGCTCAACCAGAGGCTGCACGCCTGGCCGTACCGGAAGCTCATCAACATGCTCAAGTACAAGGGTGCTCTGGCGGGAATTGTGGTTCGGGACGATGTGGACGAGAGGGACACCTCTGCGCGCTGTCACGCCTGCGGGCGTGTACTGCCTTCCAACCGGAAGCACAGGGGTTTATACACGTGTTCCTGCGGCTGGAGGGCGCAGGCGGACGTGAACGGCTCTTTGAACATCTTCGAGAGGGCGTACGAGGTATCTCCCGTCAAGGGGAGTAGTGGCCGTGTGGCGCGGCCTGTGGTCCTGTCGCTCCACCTGGGGTGGCACGGAGTCCACGAACCGAAGCGCAAGGAAAAGACCTTGCGCGCATCCCTTTAA
- the ltrA gene encoding group II intron reverse transcriptase/maturase — MRSGEPMEGSRREQRQPKIPAGSCPQEEAVNPRGTVGVPSTLPAPMEQLGGDPRYCLMEQVVERANMTKALRRVERNGGAAGVDGMEPEALRSYLKEHWPRIKEELLAGTYRPMPVRRVEIPKPGGGVRLLGIPTVLDRLIQQALLQVLTPIFDPGFSPHSYGFRPGRSAHQAVEQARRYVAQGYRHVVDLDLAQFFDRVNHDLLMARVARKVKDKRVLKLIRAYLQAGVMINGCCVRTEEGTPQGGPLSPLLANIILDDLDKELERRGHKFVRYADDSNVYVRSCRAGQRVFESLKRFLEQRLKLRINEEKSAVDYAWRRGILGFSFTWEKEPRIRLAPQTVKRFKQRIRWLTKRSRSVNMAERLARLNEYLKGWMGYFRLIETPSTLQALDEWIRRRLRMCLLKQWKRPRTRRRNLVALGIPEDWARHISGSRKGCWRLANTPQVNKALGLAYWRSQGLVSLVDRYRELRSAS, encoded by the coding sequence ATGAGGAGCGGGGAGCCCATGGAAGGTTCGCGGAGGGAGCAACGACAGCCGAAAATCCCGGCAGGGAGCTGCCCACAGGAGGAAGCGGTGAATCCGCGGGGAACTGTGGGAGTGCCGAGCACCCTCCCGGCACCGATGGAGCAACTCGGCGGAGACCCACGGTACTGCCTGATGGAACAGGTAGTCGAGCGGGCCAACATGACGAAGGCCCTGCGCCGAGTGGAGCGGAACGGAGGCGCAGCCGGAGTGGATGGGATGGAGCCAGAAGCCCTACGCTCCTACCTGAAAGAACACTGGCCGCGCATCAAGGAAGAACTGCTCGCGGGGACCTACCGGCCCATGCCGGTGCGCCGGGTCGAAATCCCGAAACCCGGTGGCGGCGTGCGGCTGTTGGGCATCCCCACGGTGCTGGACCGCCTGATCCAGCAGGCCCTGCTTCAGGTACTGACACCCATCTTTGACCCCGGGTTTTCCCCACACAGCTACGGTTTCCGCCCGGGGCGCAGCGCCCACCAGGCGGTGGAGCAAGCCCGCAGGTACGTGGCCCAGGGCTACCGGCACGTGGTGGACCTCGACCTGGCACAATTCTTCGACCGCGTCAACCATGACCTCCTGATGGCCAGGGTGGCGCGGAAGGTGAAGGACAAGCGGGTACTCAAGTTAATACGGGCCTACCTTCAGGCCGGAGTCATGATTAATGGCTGCTGCGTACGCACGGAGGAGGGCACCCCGCAGGGAGGGCCGCTGAGCCCGCTTCTGGCCAATATCATTCTGGACGACCTGGACAAAGAACTGGAGCGGCGCGGCCACAAGTTCGTAAGGTACGCCGATGACAGCAACGTTTACGTAAGAAGCTGCCGCGCCGGCCAGCGGGTGTTCGAGAGCCTGAAGCGCTTCCTGGAGCAACGGCTCAAGCTACGGATAAACGAGGAAAAGAGCGCCGTGGACTACGCCTGGCGGCGCGGAATCCTCGGCTTTTCCTTCACCTGGGAAAAGGAGCCGCGCATCCGGCTGGCACCCCAGACGGTGAAGCGGTTCAAGCAGCGCATCCGCTGGCTCACCAAGCGCAGCCGCAGTGTGAATATGGCCGAGCGTCTGGCGCGCCTCAACGAATACCTCAAGGGATGGATGGGCTACTTTCGGCTGATAGAGACCCCCAGCACACTGCAGGCCCTGGACGAGTGGATACGGCGGCGACTGCGCATGTGTCTGTTGAAGCAATGGAAGCGGCCCCGCACCAGACGACGCAACCTGGTGGCCCTGGGCATTCCTGAGGACTGGGCGCGCCACATTAGCGGTTCGCGCAAAGGCTGCTGGCGGCTGGCGAACACGCCCCAGGTGAACAAAGCCCTTGGCCTTGCCTACTGGCGCAGCCAAGGGCTGGTTAGCTTGGTCGACCGGTACCGTGAACTTCGTAGTGCCTCATGA
- the metK gene encoding methionine adenosyltransferase: MAKRLFTSESVTEGHPDKMADQISDAILDAILAQDPEARVACETLVTTGLAFVAGEITTKCYVDIPAVVRETIREIGYTRAKFGFDYETCAVITSIQEQSPDIAIGVSQALEYRTGVERDPFSAIGAGDQGIMFGYATNETPELMPLPIVLAHKLARQLAMVRKSGELPYLRPDGKTQVTVEYEGDRPVRVHTVLVSAQHHPDIDLPTLREDLMMKVIKPVIPPELMDGETRFLVNPTGRFVIGGPQADTGLTGRKIIVDTYGGMARHGGGCFSGKDPTKVDRSGSYAARYVAKNIVAAGLADRCEVQVAYAIGVARPVSISVDTFGTGKVPEERLVELIYKHFDLRPAAIIAHLDLRRPIYRQTAAYGHFGRTDIDLPWERTDKAEDLRRDA; this comes from the coding sequence ATGGCGAAGCGCCTTTTTACCTCGGAATCGGTTACGGAAGGGCATCCCGACAAGATGGCCGACCAGATATCCGATGCTATCCTAGACGCCATCCTGGCCCAGGATCCAGAAGCGCGGGTGGCCTGTGAAACCCTTGTAACTACTGGCCTAGCCTTTGTAGCCGGGGAGATAACCACCAAGTGTTACGTGGACATCCCGGCGGTGGTGCGCGAGACCATCCGGGAGATAGGCTACACCCGAGCCAAGTTTGGCTTCGACTACGAGACCTGTGCAGTTATCACCAGCATCCAGGAGCAGTCTCCCGACATTGCCATAGGGGTAAGTCAGGCCCTAGAGTACCGGACAGGGGTCGAGAGAGATCCCTTCAGTGCCATAGGAGCAGGCGACCAGGGAATAATGTTCGGCTACGCCACTAACGAGACGCCGGAGCTCATGCCTCTCCCCATCGTGCTGGCCCATAAGCTGGCACGGCAGCTGGCGATGGTGCGCAAGTCGGGGGAACTTCCTTACCTGCGTCCTGACGGCAAAACCCAGGTGACGGTGGAGTACGAAGGGGATCGTCCGGTGCGGGTGCATACCGTGCTGGTTTCAGCTCAGCACCACCCCGACATCGATCTTCCTACCTTGAGAGAAGATCTGATGATGAAAGTTATTAAGCCGGTGATACCGCCGGAGCTAATGGACGGGGAGACCCGCTTTCTGGTCAACCCCACGGGGCGCTTCGTCATCGGCGGGCCACAAGCCGACACCGGGCTTACCGGCCGCAAGATCATCGTGGATACCTACGGAGGAATGGCGCGGCACGGTGGAGGCTGTTTCTCGGGCAAGGATCCCACCAAAGTGGACCGCTCGGGAAGCTACGCGGCCCGTTATGTGGCCAAGAACATCGTGGCTGCCGGTCTGGCCGATCGCTGTGAAGTGCAGGTGGCTTACGCCATCGGTGTAGCCAGGCCGGTTTCGATAAGCGTAGACACCTTTGGAACGGGTAAAGTCCCTGAGGAGCGGCTGGTGGAGCTTATTTACAAGCATTTTGACCTGCGCCCGGCGGCCATCATCGCGCACCTGGACTTGCGGCGTCCCATCTACCGGCAGACGGCGGCCTACGGGCATTTCGGCCGTACCGATATCGATCTTCCCTGGGAGCGGACGGATAAGGCCGAGGACCTGCGCCGCGATGCCTAA
- a CDS encoding PaaI family thioesterase translates to MPKGLSPEDNWCFACGPANPIGLKLSFYEEGEKVKARFRVKPEHQGWPGLVHGGLLATLCDEAMAQWLWRRGFVAFTGELKVRFRRGVAVGEEVLVEAWLKERKGPLFLLAAQVLNAAGLPAVTAEGKFILKGHNP, encoded by the coding sequence ATGCCTAAAGGGCTTTCACCAGAAGACAACTGGTGCTTTGCCTGCGGGCCTGCCAACCCCATAGGGCTTAAGCTCTCCTTTTACGAGGAAGGGGAGAAGGTAAAGGCCAGGTTCCGGGTAAAGCCGGAGCACCAGGGGTGGCCCGGCCTCGTCCATGGTGGGCTGCTGGCCACTTTATGCGATGAAGCTATGGCGCAGTGGCTCTGGCGGCGGGGGTTCGTCGCTTTCACTGGGGAGCTCAAGGTGCGCTTCCGTAGGGGAGTGGCAGTGGGAGAAGAAGTATTGGTAGAGGCCTGGCTCAAAGAGAGAAAAGGGCCTCTTTTTCTTTTGGCGGCTCAGGTTCTCAACGCCGCCGGCCTACCGGCGGTGACGGCGGAAGGAAAGTTCATCCTCAAAGGCCATAATCCATGA
- a CDS encoding PrkA family serine protein kinase — protein sequence MGFWQRLQEYRDREASLRWEGTFRDYLELVRRKPWICQLAHSRIYQMILSAGVEEVNGRRRYLFFTRELFGLEEVIEKLVEEYLRPAAEGLDVRRRILLLVGPVGGGKSTLVNLLKQGLEEYSRTEEGAVYAIKGCPMHEEPLHLIPPSLRPEFEREYGIRIEGDLCPLCRLRLETEFGGRIEEVPVERIFFSEEKRIGIGTFAPSDPKSQDIAELTGSVDFSTITRYGAESDPRAYCFDGELNVANRGIMEFMEMLKCDERFLWNLIFLAQEGNFKAGRFALIYADEMIIGHSNETEYKAFIANRRNEALLSRMIVLRVPYNLRVSEEIKIYEKLLRQSNLKGVHVAPHALRAAAMFSVLSRLKESHRQGVDLVKKMRLYDGEEVEGFTPADVEELRAEHPDEGMSGVDPRYVINRLCVALTASEGKCLTALEVLRSLKEGLDQHPSITPEDKERILSLISLVRREYDELVKKDVQKALLASFETAAQAIFERYLDNLKAYCRGIKRRDPLSGKEILPEEDFMCSLELQIGIGETAKRSFREEIFFRLSAYARQGKSFSYRDHEGLREAVERKLLADLREMLRLALSSPEQGRLEEVKERLMRLYGYCPWCAKEAIHYVGSMLCS from the coding sequence TTGGGGTTCTGGCAGCGCTTGCAGGAGTACCGGGATAGGGAAGCGAGTCTCCGGTGGGAAGGCACTTTCCGGGATTACCTGGAGCTGGTGCGCCGTAAGCCCTGGATCTGCCAGCTGGCCCACAGCCGCATTTACCAGATGATCCTCTCGGCGGGAGTAGAGGAGGTAAACGGACGCCGGCGCTACCTTTTCTTTACCCGCGAGCTTTTCGGTCTGGAAGAGGTCATTGAGAAGCTGGTGGAGGAGTACCTCCGCCCGGCGGCCGAGGGGCTTGACGTGCGGAGGCGGATACTCCTCTTGGTTGGCCCGGTGGGGGGAGGAAAGTCCACCCTGGTAAACCTGCTGAAGCAGGGGCTGGAGGAATATTCCCGCACGGAAGAAGGGGCGGTTTACGCCATAAAGGGCTGCCCCATGCACGAGGAGCCCCTGCACCTCATTCCCCCCTCCCTGCGGCCGGAGTTCGAGCGCGAATACGGCATCCGCATAGAAGGGGATCTCTGCCCCCTCTGCCGCCTGCGCTTGGAAACGGAGTTCGGCGGGCGCATAGAAGAGGTACCAGTGGAGCGCATCTTCTTCTCGGAGGAGAAGCGAATAGGAATAGGGACCTTTGCCCCCTCTGATCCCAAATCCCAGGACATAGCGGAGCTCACGGGCAGCGTCGATTTCTCCACCATAACCCGGTATGGAGCGGAGTCTGACCCCCGGGCCTACTGCTTCGACGGGGAACTCAACGTGGCCAACCGAGGAATAATGGAGTTCATGGAAATGCTCAAGTGCGACGAGCGTTTCCTTTGGAACCTCATTTTTCTTGCCCAGGAAGGAAACTTTAAGGCAGGGCGCTTTGCCCTCATTTACGCCGACGAGATGATAATCGGGCATTCCAACGAGACCGAGTACAAAGCTTTTATCGCCAACCGGCGCAACGAAGCCCTCCTTTCCCGCATGATCGTCCTGCGCGTTCCTTATAACCTGCGGGTCTCCGAGGAAATCAAAATCTACGAAAAGCTCTTGCGGCAGAGCAACCTCAAGGGAGTGCACGTGGCTCCCCACGCTTTGCGAGCTGCTGCCATGTTCTCCGTGCTCTCCCGGCTAAAAGAGTCGCACCGGCAGGGAGTGGATTTGGTGAAGAAGATGAGGCTCTACGACGGGGAAGAGGTGGAAGGTTTCACTCCAGCGGACGTGGAGGAACTCCGGGCCGAGCATCCGGATGAGGGCATGAGCGGCGTGGACCCCCGGTACGTCATCAACCGCCTCTGCGTTGCTCTTACGGCCAGCGAGGGAAAGTGTCTCACCGCCCTAGAGGTCCTGCGCTCCCTCAAGGAAGGTTTGGACCAGCATCCGTCGATAACTCCCGAAGACAAGGAACGCATCTTATCACTTATTTCTCTGGTGCGGCGCGAATACGACGAGCTGGTAAAGAAAGACGTACAGAAGGCTTTGCTGGCCTCCTTCGAGACGGCGGCCCAGGCCATCTTTGAACGCTATCTGGATAACCTTAAAGCTTACTGCCGGGGAATCAAGCGGCGGGATCCTCTTTCCGGTAAAGAAATCTTGCCGGAGGAGGATTTCATGTGCTCGCTTGAACTGCAGATAGGAATAGGGGAGACGGCCAAAAGAAGCTTCCGGGAAGAGATTTTCTTCCGTCTTTCCGCCTATGCCCGGCAAGGTAAAAGCTTCAGTTACCGCGACCACGAGGGCCTGCGCGAGGCGGTGGAGAGAAAGCTTCTGGCCGATCTGCGCGAAATGCTGCGACTCGCCCTCTCTTCTCCTGAACAGGGACGCTTGGAGGAGGTTAAAGAGCGGCTGATGAGGCTTTACGGTTACTGCCCCTGGTGCGCCAAGGAAGCGATTCACTATGTAGGAAGCATGCTGTGCAGCTGA
- a CDS encoding DUF444 family protein — protein MRLNFQIFREDWGLFRKGEEDARRHQEKLKEIIRQRLPELITEESLILADDRRKVRIPLRLVEEFRFRFASHQEMLVGQAGSQPGTDETIVFPGIGRGGGAGTEPGIDYYEAEVSVEEIAEVVFEELALPHYKPKNTANRGIAEEWADLRRQGIRACLDRRRTLLNALKRHAKEGRKGEFRLCPSDLRFRVWRSIESPEARAVVLAMLDTSGSMGPLEKYLARSFFFWMVRFLEANYANVEVVYLAHHTEARETTASEFFRKGESGGTRCSSVYELALDIIETRYPPTEYNIYAFHFSDGDNLPADNERCMELIGRLLEVANLVGYGEIEGPYFYTSTLKTVYQSIAHPRLVVVTLRERKDVYRALKAFFARF, from the coding sequence ATGAGATTGAATTTCCAAATTTTTAGAGAAGACTGGGGGCTTTTCCGGAAGGGAGAGGAGGATGCGCGCCGCCACCAGGAGAAGCTGAAGGAGATCATTCGCCAACGATTGCCCGAACTCATCACCGAAGAAAGCCTTATTCTGGCCGACGACCGCCGGAAGGTGCGTATCCCCTTACGCCTGGTAGAGGAGTTCCGCTTCCGCTTTGCTTCCCACCAGGAGATGCTGGTAGGCCAGGCTGGCAGCCAGCCGGGGACGGACGAGACCATAGTCTTTCCCGGAATAGGACGGGGAGGAGGGGCAGGGACGGAGCCCGGCATCGACTATTATGAGGCGGAGGTATCGGTGGAGGAGATAGCCGAGGTAGTCTTCGAGGAGCTGGCCCTGCCTCATTACAAACCAAAGAACACGGCTAACCGGGGGATAGCCGAGGAGTGGGCCGATCTGCGCCGCCAGGGTATAAGGGCTTGTCTTGACCGGCGGCGTACCCTCTTGAATGCCCTCAAGCGCCATGCTAAAGAGGGAAGAAAAGGGGAGTTCAGGCTCTGCCCTTCCGACCTGCGCTTCCGGGTATGGCGTAGCATCGAGTCGCCAGAGGCCAGAGCGGTGGTCCTGGCCATGCTCGACACTTCTGGCTCCATGGGCCCACTGGAGAAATACTTAGCCCGCAGCTTTTTCTTCTGGATGGTCCGGTTCCTGGAGGCTAACTACGCCAACGTGGAGGTCGTCTACCTAGCCCACCACACGGAGGCCAGGGAGACCACTGCTTCCGAGTTTTTCCGGAAAGGGGAGAGCGGGGGGACGCGCTGCTCCTCGGTCTACGAACTGGCGCTCGATATAATCGAGACCCGCTACCCTCCTACGGAATACAACATCTACGCCTTTCACTTTTCCGACGGCGACAATTTACCGGCTGACAACGAGCGGTGTATGGAACTCATCGGGCGGCTTTTGGAGGTGGCCAACCTGGTAGGTTACGGTGAGATCGAGGGACCTTACTTTTACACCAGCACTTTAAAGACCGTTTACCAGAGCATTGCGCATCCCCGCCTGGTAGTCGTCACTCTACGCGAAAGAAAGGATGTTTACCGGGCACTCAAGGCCTTCTTTGCCCGCTTTTAA
- a CDS encoding alpha-hydroxy-acid oxidizing protein, giving the protein MNLAEVRKTAREKLKGYCRVCPVCDGRACAGEVPGMGGVGTGASFRANVEALARYRLNLRTIHSAKNPDTSLELFGLKLQTPILSAPITGTTYNMGGALSEREFIGAVITGSKMAGSLGFSGDGADPTMYDSGIEAISAEGGWGIPIIKPRAQEAIVERIRRAEKAGAPAVGVDIDGAGLITMALKGHPVEPKTLDELKELIRSTRLPFILKGIMTVDEAELAVEAGAAAIVVSNHGGRILDHTPGVAEVLPEIVRAVGDRIVVLADGGVRSGVDALKLLALGARAVLVGRPIVIGAFGGGAEGVKLVLEQMTEELRQAMILTGCSSLRDASPRILRPA; this is encoded by the coding sequence TTGAACCTGGCGGAAGTAAGGAAAACAGCCCGGGAAAAACTTAAGGGGTACTGCCGCGTTTGTCCGGTCTGTGACGGCCGGGCCTGTGCCGGTGAAGTCCCCGGCATGGGAGGAGTGGGAACTGGCGCCAGCTTCCGCGCCAACGTGGAAGCTCTGGCCCGCTACCGCCTCAACCTACGCACCATCCACAGCGCCAAAAATCCCGACACTTCTTTGGAGCTTTTCGGCCTCAAGCTCCAAACTCCTATCCTGTCCGCTCCCATAACCGGTACCACCTATAACATGGGAGGGGCTTTAAGCGAGCGCGAATTTATCGGGGCGGTGATCACGGGGAGTAAAATGGCCGGTTCGCTCGGCTTCTCGGGTGACGGCGCCGACCCCACGATGTATGATTCCGGTATTGAAGCTATCTCCGCCGAAGGGGGATGGGGGATCCCCATCATCAAGCCCCGGGCGCAGGAAGCCATTGTCGAGCGGATTCGCCGGGCCGAAAAAGCCGGGGCGCCGGCGGTAGGAGTGGACATAGACGGCGCAGGGCTCATAACCATGGCCCTCAAGGGACATCCGGTGGAGCCGAAGACCCTGGATGAACTCAAGGAGCTCATCCGCTCCACCCGCCTGCCCTTTATCCTCAAGGGCATTATGACCGTGGACGAGGCGGAGCTGGCCGTGGAAGCCGGAGCAGCCGCCATAGTGGTGTCCAATCACGGAGGTCGCATCCTGGACCACACCCCCGGTGTAGCCGAGGTGCTGCCTGAAATCGTTCGGGCAGTAGGCGACCGTATCGTGGTGCTGGCCGACGGCGGGGTGCGCTCGGGGGTAGACGCCTTGAAGCTCCTGGCCTTGGGAGCACGGGCTGTACTAGTGGGGCGTCCTATTGTAATAGGTGCTTTCGGCGGCGGAGCAGAAGGAGTGAAACTCGTCTTAGAACAGATGACGGAGGAGCTTAGACAGGCCATGATACTGACCGGCTGCTCAAGCCTTCGAGATGCAAGCCCGCGGATACTGCGCCCCGCTTAA
- a CDS encoding Hsp20/alpha crystallin family protein, with amino-acid sequence MARLVPWDPWRELQELEESIDRLLSRLARPFREERRRLAPWFPAVDVLEEEDNIVVRADLPGVSKENVRILVSDEEITITGEVKREEEVKGKNYYRSERAYGSFSRTIPLPVPVERDKAKATFKDGVLEIVVPKAKGPGPNQVEIRPE; translated from the coding sequence ATGGCCCGTCTGGTACCCTGGGATCCGTGGCGTGAGCTTCAGGAGTTGGAAGAGTCGATCGACCGTCTTTTGAGCCGCCTGGCTCGTCCCTTCCGGGAAGAGAGGCGGCGACTCGCCCCGTGGTTTCCGGCGGTGGACGTGCTGGAAGAGGAAGATAACATCGTGGTACGGGCCGACCTTCCCGGCGTGAGCAAGGAAAATGTGCGCATCTTGGTAAGCGATGAAGAGATCACCATAACCGGAGAGGTTAAGCGGGAGGAAGAGGTTAAAGGCAAGAACTACTACCGGAGCGAGCGGGCATACGGTAGCTTTTCCCGTACCATCCCCTTGCCCGTGCCGGTAGAGCGGGATAAGGCCAAGGCCACCTTCAAGGATGGGGTGCTGGAAATCGTGGTCCCCAAGGCCAAGGGACCCGGCCCCAACCAGGTGGAGATAAGGCCCGAATAA